A genomic segment from Oncorhynchus keta strain PuntledgeMale-10-30-2019 chromosome 7, Oket_V2, whole genome shotgun sequence encodes:
- the LOC118386539 gene encoding 26S proteasome non-ATPase regulatory subunit 12-like, translating into MEKKEKVELILEQMRLCIAVKEYIRSQIISKKINTNFFTEDGTEESKLKYYNLMIQVDQHEGSYLSICKHYCAIYDTPCILEDSSKWQQALKSVVLYVILAPYDNEQSDLVHRINEDKKLEEIPKYNDLLKQCTTMELMRWASLVEDYGEELREGSPDSPATDVFNCSEEGEKRWKDLKNRVVEHNIRIMAKYYTIITMERMADLLDLSIDESEEFLSNLVVNKTIYAKVDRLAGIINFQRPKHPNDLLNDWSHKRNSLMSLVNKTTHLIAKEEMIHNLQ; encoded by the coding sequence atggagaagaaagagaaggTGGAGTTAATCTTGGAGCAAATGAGACTGTGCATCGCTGTCAAGGAATACATCCGCTCCCAGATCATCAGCAAGAAGATCAACACCAATTTCTTTACAGAGGATGGCACCGAGGAGTCTAAGCTGAAGTATTACAATCTGATGATCCAAGTAGACCAGCACGAGGGATCCTACTTGTCCATCTGCAAACACTACTGTGCCATCTATGATACCCCCTGCATTCTGGAGGATAGCTCCAAATGGCAACAGGCCCTGAAAAGTGTTGTTCTGTATGTGATACTGGCTCCATACGACAACGAGCAGTCAGACCTGGTGCACAGAATCAACGAAGACAAGAAATTGGAAGAAATACCCAAATACAATGACCTCCTGAAGCAGTGCACCACCATGGAGCTAATGCGTTGGGCCTCCCTGGTGGAGGATTATggggaggagctgagggagggCTCCCCCGACAGCCCGGCCACCGACGTATTCAACTGCTCAGAGGAGGGCGAGAAGAGGTGGAAGGACCTCAAGAATAGAGTGGTGGAGCACAATATAAGAATTATGGCCAAATATTACACAATAATCACAATGGAGAGGATGGCTGACCTCCTGGACCTCTCCATTGACGAGTCTGAGGAGTTCCTCTCCAACCTGGTGGTGAACAAGACCATCTACGCCAAGGTGGACAGGCTAGCCGGCATCATCAACTTCCAGAGGCCGAAGCACCCCAATGACCTGCTCAACGACTGGTCCCACAAACGGAACTCCCTCATGTCCCTGGTCAACAAAACCACACATCTCATCGCCAAAGAGGAGATGATACACAACCTGCAGTGA
- the LOC118386389 gene encoding NADH dehydrogenase [ubiquinone] 1 alpha subcomplex subunit 10, mitochondrial-like yields the protein MAVRVLQWALPSGIAVLKIGTTIRTAGIHTSSVRNLRYGWWAYALGERTTPRFKENSKIISIDGNLASGKGALAQNLAEKLGMLYMPEPDTHYLDKMTAEKAPLPTAFNGNCSLEKFYGDPKAADGNSYRLQAWMYLMRLLQWSDAMEHLLTTGQGVVLERSPYSDVVFVEAMFKQGYIRKQCVDHYNEIKGISICEFLPPHLVIYVDMPAEEVQKKLKASGKDVPLPYLKSIEDAYKKTYLPKISENAELLAYDATQAQDIERIAEDIEDLKFEKGPWVEQDDVTLHYMRMLVEDKMRVADLTLVPNFLPEVTIGAHEYDADYYAFKSLLGKKYAEGYNADIGDKNIWLK from the exons ATGGCGGTACGGGTGCTCCAGTGGGCCCTCCCCTCGGGGATAGCCGTGTTGAAAATAGGGACAACTATTCGAACG GCTGGTATTCACACAAGCTCAGTAAGGAACCTGCGGTACGGTTGGTGGGCATATGCACTGGGCGAGAGGACAACTCCAAGGTTCAAGGAGAACAGCAAGATAATCTCCATTGATGGCAACCTGGCCTCAGGAAAGGGGGCGCTGGCTCAGAATCTGGCTGAAAAGCTGG GGATGCTGTACATGCCCGAGCCTGACACGCACTACTTGGACAAGATGACAGCGGAGAAGGCGCCTCTGCCAACCGCCTTTAATGGTAACTGCAGCCTGGAGAAGTTCTACGGAGACCCCAAGGCTGCTGACGGGAACTCCTACCGGCTGCAGGCATGGATGTACCTCATGAGGCTCCTGCAGTGGTCAGACGCCATGGAACACCTGCTCACCACAG GCCAAGGTGTGGTCTTAGAGCGCTCCCCCTACAGTGACGTGGTGTTTGTGGAGGCCATGTTCAAACAGGGTTACATCAGAAAGCAGT GTGTTGACCACTACAATGAAATCAAAGGTATCAGCATCTGTGAGTTCCTTCCCCCCCACTTGGTCATCTATGTGGACATGCCAGCAGAAGAAGTGCAGAAGAAGCTGAAGGCATCAGGCAAG GATGTGCCCCTACCCTATCTGAAGAGCATTGAGGACGCGTACAAGAAGACCTACCTTCCCAAAATAAG tgagAATGCAGAATTGCTTGCTTATGATGCAACCCAGGCACAAGACATCGAGAGG ATTGCAGAAGACATTGAGGACTTGAAGTTCGAGAAAGGACCTTGGGTAGAACAGGATGACGTCACATTACACTACATGAGAATGCT ggtgGAAGACAAGATGAGGGTGGCAGACCTGACCCTTGTACCCAACTTCCTCCCTGAGGTCACCATCGGCGCTCACGAGTATGACGCAGACTACTATGCCTTCAAATCG cTCCTGGGAAAGAAGTATGCTGAAGGTTATAACGCAGATATCGGAGATAAGAACATCTGGCTGAAGTGA